DNA from Triplophysa dalaica isolate WHDGS20190420 chromosome 9, ASM1584641v1, whole genome shotgun sequence:
CCGGCGAGATCGGGACTTCTTGAACTTCCTCTTATTGCCTATGCAAAGTTCTGTGCACTTGGTAAGTACAGGTGAAGTCAAGCagatcaaaaacattttaagtggTGCTAGAATGGCAAGTACTTTCAACAAAGTCTTTATAAAAGTCACTCACTCTGTTGAAATCCcataatttaatgaattaattaaaattcaTAAACGTTTGATTGTAAGAAGATTCTTTCAAGATAGCATATActaaatgtacatataaatatttgccATTGCTTGACAATCAAACTTGACAATGCTAaacattattgttaaataaagttACTTCATCAAAAATCAGTACGTAAATTTTATAACACGTAATAGTCAGCAGGTGGCGACATAATCTATTTTTACAATGTACTGTCCTATATCAAAATAACCAAATACTATGCGTACAGAGTCTGAATTCATACCTTAccttatttatattgtttttaatacagTCTGTCTAGAAAACATTTGGCTCTCATCCATCCCGCTTGCTTTACACAATATAGCATAGCTAGCATAGCATATTAAATCCAATACATTAAGCATTGGTTTTGATACAATTTATAAATAGTGACGTCTGGATGAATTCTAGAACTATTAGGTTATaaagttaaactttactttaaataaaaagtgcaAACCTTTTAGCTGGGTATGCCTTCTGATTGGGTCCGACGCTTGTAAGACTGTTACCTGATTGGTCTCTATCTGAAAAGCCCGCTCTCATAAGAAATGGGCGCGTTCGACCCACCGATCTAGAGACTGGATTGCGCATGACGTCATCACTAACCCACACCCTAACCATCTAAACTACCTATGATTGTTAAAATGGacgaaaaaacacatttgggtgatgacgtcagactcgtaataccaaggatttagtgagacttgttttttttagcgTTCTAGGCGCAATCCAGTCACAGGTCGAGTGGGGTCTGATTGCGGACTGCAAGACATAGGCGTAACTGGTAATGGGCGGAACTTGTAATAGGCGGAACCTGTAATTGTCCAAATCGCACGGAACAACGCGAGATATCAAAACGTCACATTGTCGGCAAGATGGCGGGTCGTATAGATAAAGCGGTAAGGATATTTTCCCGagataaaagtttaaatttaatttgttaagTAATTTTCATGCAATAATAGGGGAACGCACATATTGGTATCGTTTCGTCCTGGAGGGTCGTTTCCCAGAGGATAGAGAtaactttttgtttgtgtttcaacatctcaaagacatggaaacatttttgtcacCTGTGTTGATGAATACGGTTTAAGAGTCAATGCCATGGTCAAAAAGGAGTAAAGAATGAATGGCTGGGGGAGTGAATGGCTGAAAGAGTGAACGGGTGGGGGACTGAATGAgtgaaaaagaataaagaaatgtataaattaataataaacaattaataaatgaaagcattgtgtgtttcttaaatgaaGATTTGTTAAAGTATGCTGAAATATTTAGAACTCTAACATCTTCAGAAATTGTGTATAACAAACgcatcatttttcatttatatgtttattaaactaaatttttgtcacattttaacTGTGACGTAATGTAGTGTTGTAGGGTGGAGGTGGCCAGTAGAGGACGTATTTTACTATCATGTCGTTCTGTTCTCCTGCGCAACCTTGAAGAGTGTTCCCGGTGGAAGTCGGGAGTTAGACGTCACAGATGGTCGTATGTTCCACATGTAAATAAAGTTAATATTACCTTCCTGTCTCGTAACGGTGTGTCAAAAAGGATATCACGCATACATCTGGTGAAGACAAGCAATTAAAAACTGCTACCGGTACGGAGCGAGTAGTAGTGTACTTGCGCtgcacaaaattaataaataggcCAAATGATGCGTCGCTGagttaataaaactaaacagttaataatacataataaatgattaataaagaaatgcttaaatgtaaaaacaagttgctgtttgtctttgttaataattataGTGTCATAAGGAAACAGTTGTGACTTTAGTTTCGCGTTTGTACCAGTGCACACATTTGCTCCGGtgtcaaaaatatatactttttccGTCAAAAACCAGTACATACTATTAAGGCATAAAATAAGAAGGTGATCTTGCCAACATCTCACGTTTGATATCTCGCGTTGTCCCGTGTGTTTTGGACAATTACAGGTTCCGCCCATTACAAGTTCCGCCCATTACCAGTTACGCCTCTGTATTGCACTCTGCAATCAGACACTATTGCACAGGTCGGTGGTGCGCATCCTTGGCCTTATCTCAAATGTTGCGTCATCTCTGTAGCACGCCAATCTGTTTGCGTGTCATTGGAGCAGGTATTTGCCTGGCACACAATTCCTTTCCATAAAAGTAATCAGATGATCAAGAAATCCTTACAAATAAGGTAataatgtatgtaaataaatatgtatttaatttgacCACAAGCTGGCGCCACGCTCCACTAAATCCCCAACAGGATTGACCTGCCACTGCTGCTGGTATCACtacaaattacagaaaaataactATATAGCAACCAAAGTTTTGCTACAGTTACGATAGTTTAACAATTTTCTAACTATTTGttgaaaaactttttatacATACCCAAGGTTAATCGATAAAGCACTTTTATACGATACAACTCCCCAAGAGAAACCCCATGAGCACTGTCAAAAAAATCATAGAAGCAGAGCTTAAAACATAAAGTCATATTTTCCTTTAACCTTTTAAACACTTTTCTCATCTCTTCATCTTTGTTTTGCTAGAACTAGACTGAAGGCCCCTCCCCTTAAATGAAAATCATCTGGCACTGACTGTGTTCAGATCAGTTCATTCCAGGACATGTGAGAGTCCGGCGGTATAATGACATCAAATATTTGCATAGATGAAGAATATCGGATTCCTAGTGAGTATGAATGTGAAAGATGTGAGACGAAATTTCCTATTAAGAAAGGTaagattttgtttatattgacgGTGGTGTTTCATTATCATAAACCAGAAACCGGTTCTGGTTTAAATTCTGCTGTACTCTAGGTTTCGAGTTTAATCAAAATTGCGGGAGGGACGACGATGGAAACCAAGTTTACGATACTCACCGCGAATGTAAAAACGGGACATTTAACGATGGGTCGTTCGTCAAATGCCAAAAATGTAACTCTTGCCCACCTACGAAGTTGACAGCATCACGGTGCAGTGCAGAATCCGATGTTGTGTGCTGCACAGAAGCGTGAGTTTGatttaattattcattattttttaaccaTTGAACTAATGAAAAAACGTGTAATAAAGTTTGAGCAGGTCAGGCAATGCAATATCTATATAAACgaaaattaaaatggttttaatgttttgggAATTGCAATTTTTTAAATGGAGACTGTAATGGCCTTTGTGCGTCTTGGTGGGATGTTTTGTGGAGGATGGGAACAATCTAAACAAAAGATTTGACAGAAGACACGATTTTATGACGTTTTTATTGTAAGTAGATGATGGTTTATAGTGGTGACTCTTTGTGTagttgtatttgtttctttttctgtaatcCATTAACCCATTTTTGATCTAAGATCCTTATTCcagttattgttgttgttttgcaaTATAATCCCGTAAAAATATCTCTCTATTTTTAAAGAGAGCATGTTCTAGATGGACGTTGCATTGATCGTCCAGTGAAGACCACTGCGAAGACCATCCTCATAACAGTAAAACACTTCTTAAAGATACACTTTTGAACATTAAATACTGActccatgtttttttaagtgctcTTTCTTTCACCAATCGGTGTTCATTCATTAAGccagaaataacacaaaaaatgtcatGAGTTATAGATGTAAATTACTTTGACGTCTGTTTTCATAGACTGAGAGTAAAATGGATTCCTCATCTGTCTGGACCACTGATTCCATCACTTCCATCAGTCCCACTTCCACCAGTACCACTTCTACCAGTCTCACTTCCACACTCTCGCCTCCAAATGACGTGAATGTGACAGGTAATGTTTTGCACTAAGTGTTATTGAATTTGACCGATTTTGTATGAAGATCAAGCATATTGGATCCTACAATTTGGATAACAAACAGGACATTTGATCTGATCTTTGTTTTCTTGTATGTTTGCAGCGATCTTTATAACTGTAGGGATTTTATCTGTCCTTACATTGCTTTGTGTGTTGTGGATCCAGAAGCGGCGGACAAAACGTCGCAAACAAGGTTGGTCACAGTCGCAGAACAATCCTTCACTAGAAGGCATTTTAAACAGGAAATTTGAAACCAGCTTGGtcttacaaatatttacagtgTCTGGCGCCCTGTCAAGATGTGATTTAGCTTCaatctattttttttgttgtttgcgaATAGAacttgttatttgaaaatactAAAACgttgaaaaaatgaatttgagaataaaatgtttgtgatgTTAAAACTGACTGAAAAGCATTACTTGGTTATTCAAGTGTGCCATTAGTATGCGTctctcaaaaaatatatatatttatactttgtTCACAGAGAAGTGTAGCTAGTAGTATTTAAATAGCACACTTATAAGTATACTACTACTACTAGTTCTTACAAAAAGAACAATAGGTAGgcctacttaaaaaaaaaacttttcttataAACTTGtatactaaaatgaatgtgaaatcTACTTATTTTTTGTATGGCATGTATTCTAGTAAAAACTGGGTGTTTCTGTCTTCATCAGGAAAGGGATTCAATGGGGAAAGGCAGGAAATCCTGGAGAGCAAAAGCATTAATCCAACACCTTTATTCAGCATAATCGACTACGACCGAAAACAGACTCTCAGTGTGAGAGACACTTTCTTTAAACTGTTAGGTGAGTCAAGATAACAAAATAAagccaataaaaaaaattcttgtcTATCATTTTCCAGAGcagatttatttatgtttgattGATGTATTCT
Protein-coding regions in this window:
- the igflr1 gene encoding IGF-like family receptor 1, which codes for MTSNICIDEEYRIPSEYECERCETKFPIKKGFEFNQNCGRDDDGNQVYDTHRECKNGTFNDGSFVKCQKCNSCPPTKLTASRCSAESDVVCCTEAEHVLDGRCIDRPVKTTAKTILITTESKMDSSSVWTTDSITSISPTSTSTTSTSLTSTLSPPNDVNVTAIFITVGILSVLTLLCVLWIQKRRTKRRKQGKGFNGERQEILESKSINPTPLFSIIDYDRKQTLSVRDTFFKLLDPEVQAAPLNTVLNNLDVLEELILLLDPDQISGAKNTRHLAAQCSFSFAWINYAYSKKDHKSPLVAVLEGVVAKNPDWTVGHLAGLLRGIGRNDAVEILAKLHASEKY